The Salmo salar chromosome ssa06, Ssal_v3.1, whole genome shotgun sequence genome window below encodes:
- the LOC106608006 gene encoding syntaxin-11 isoform X1 → MKTCYIGSLHHNRTDPTMRDRLSHMQELSQSNGHVEQMDYAESGESVSGDSINVDLEEELPHQAVVWDNTPELEEVFSQSQQVHREVQLIRLEVKRLREQNSRVLQGTTRMSVVKRDSNAIAADIKARAEGVLTCLKDMDAAVRELEAAHGSNAAVTRIARTQYACLSNSFRDAMFDYNEAEMSHRESCKAHIQRQMEIVGREVTGEEVEEMIETGQWNVFNENILSEGKTARSALNQIESRHRELLDLESRIQSIHEIFLDVALLVEEQGPMMNTIQTNVQNTDVAIQEALVKISKAKRHNKNNPFKKMFCCCFPCVK, encoded by the exons ATGAAAACGTGTTATATTGGTAGTCTACATCATAACAGAACAG ACCCAACCATGAGGGACCGTCTGAGCCACATGCAGGAGCTGTCCCAGTCCAACGGCCATGTGGAGCAGATGGACTATGCCGAGTCCGGGGAGTCCGTCTCCGGGGACTCCATCAATGTGGACCTGGAGGAGGAGCTCCCTCACCAGGCTGTGGTGTGGGACAATACCCCTGAACTGGAGGAGGTCTTCTCCCAGTCCCAGCAGGTCCACCGTGAGGTCCAGCTTATCCGCCTCGAGGTCAAACGCCTCCGTGAGCAGAACTCACGCGTGCTCCAGGGCACCACTAGGATGTCAGTCGTTAAGAGAGACTCTAACGCCATCGCAGCTGACATCAAGGCCCGTGCTGAGGGTGTGCTGACGTGCCTCAAGGACATGGACGCCGCAGTGCGGGAGCTGGAGGCAGCGCATGGCTCCAATGCTGCCGTGACTCGCATCGCCAGGACCCAGTACGCCTGCCTGAGCAACAGCTTCCGTGATGCCATGTTCGACTACAATGAGGCAGAGATGAGCCACAGGGAGAGTTGCAAAGCCCACATTCAGAGGCAGATGGAGATCGTGGGGCGGGAGGTGACTggtgaagaggtggaggagatgATCGAGACGGGCCAGTGGAACGTCTTCAATGAGAACATCCTGTCAGAGGGCAAGACAGCGCGCTCGGCGCTCAACCAGATCGAGAGCCGCCACCGAGAGCTACTGGACCTGGAGAGCAGGATCCAGAGCATCCATGAGATCTTCCTGGATGTGGCTCTGCTGGTGGAGGAGCAGGGCCCCATGAtgaacaccatccagaccaatgTCCAGAACACAGATGTGGCCATCCAGGAGGCACTGGTCAAAATCAGCAAGGCCAAGCGCCACAACAAGAACAACCCCTTCAAGAAGATGTTCTGCTGCTGCTTCCCCTGCGTCAAATGA
- the LOC106608006 gene encoding syntaxin-11 isoform X3: MRDRLSHMQELSQSNGHVEQMDYAESGESVSGDSINVDLEEELPHQAVVWDNTPELEEVFSQSQQVHREVQLIRLEVKRLREQNSRVLQGTTRMSVVKRDSNAIAADIKARAEGVLTCLKDMDAAVRELEAAHGSNAAVTRIARTQYACLSNSFRDAMFDYNEAEMSHRESCKAHIQRQMEIVGREVTGEEVEEMIETGQWNVFNENILSEGKTARSALNQIESRHRELLDLESRIQSIHEIFLDVALLVEEQGPMMNTIQTNVQNTDVAIQEALVKISKAKRHNKNNPFKKMFCCCFPCVK; the protein is encoded by the coding sequence ATGAGGGACCGTCTGAGCCACATGCAGGAGCTGTCCCAGTCCAACGGCCATGTGGAGCAGATGGACTATGCCGAGTCCGGGGAGTCCGTCTCCGGGGACTCCATCAATGTGGACCTGGAGGAGGAGCTCCCTCACCAGGCTGTGGTGTGGGACAATACCCCTGAACTGGAGGAGGTCTTCTCCCAGTCCCAGCAGGTCCACCGTGAGGTCCAGCTTATCCGCCTCGAGGTCAAACGCCTCCGTGAGCAGAACTCACGCGTGCTCCAGGGCACCACTAGGATGTCAGTCGTTAAGAGAGACTCTAACGCCATCGCAGCTGACATCAAGGCCCGTGCTGAGGGTGTGCTGACGTGCCTCAAGGACATGGACGCCGCAGTGCGGGAGCTGGAGGCAGCGCATGGCTCCAATGCTGCCGTGACTCGCATCGCCAGGACCCAGTACGCCTGCCTGAGCAACAGCTTCCGTGATGCCATGTTCGACTACAATGAGGCAGAGATGAGCCACAGGGAGAGTTGCAAAGCCCACATTCAGAGGCAGATGGAGATCGTGGGGCGGGAGGTGACTggtgaagaggtggaggagatgATCGAGACGGGCCAGTGGAACGTCTTCAATGAGAACATCCTGTCAGAGGGCAAGACAGCGCGCTCGGCGCTCAACCAGATCGAGAGCCGCCACCGAGAGCTACTGGACCTGGAGAGCAGGATCCAGAGCATCCATGAGATCTTCCTGGATGTGGCTCTGCTGGTGGAGGAGCAGGGCCCCATGAtgaacaccatccagaccaatgTCCAGAACACAGATGTGGCCATCCAGGAGGCACTGGTCAAAATCAGCAAGGCCAAGCGCCACAACAAGAACAACCCCTTCAAGAAGATGTTCTGCTGCTGCTTCCCCTGCGTCAAATGA
- the LOC106608006 gene encoding syntaxin-11 isoform X2: MASDPTMRDRLSHMQELSQSNGHVEQMDYAESGESVSGDSINVDLEEELPHQAVVWDNTPELEEVFSQSQQVHREVQLIRLEVKRLREQNSRVLQGTTRMSVVKRDSNAIAADIKARAEGVLTCLKDMDAAVRELEAAHGSNAAVTRIARTQYACLSNSFRDAMFDYNEAEMSHRESCKAHIQRQMEIVGREVTGEEVEEMIETGQWNVFNENILSEGKTARSALNQIESRHRELLDLESRIQSIHEIFLDVALLVEEQGPMMNTIQTNVQNTDVAIQEALVKISKAKRHNKNNPFKKMFCCCFPCVK, from the exons ATGGCTTCAG ACCCAACCATGAGGGACCGTCTGAGCCACATGCAGGAGCTGTCCCAGTCCAACGGCCATGTGGAGCAGATGGACTATGCCGAGTCCGGGGAGTCCGTCTCCGGGGACTCCATCAATGTGGACCTGGAGGAGGAGCTCCCTCACCAGGCTGTGGTGTGGGACAATACCCCTGAACTGGAGGAGGTCTTCTCCCAGTCCCAGCAGGTCCACCGTGAGGTCCAGCTTATCCGCCTCGAGGTCAAACGCCTCCGTGAGCAGAACTCACGCGTGCTCCAGGGCACCACTAGGATGTCAGTCGTTAAGAGAGACTCTAACGCCATCGCAGCTGACATCAAGGCCCGTGCTGAGGGTGTGCTGACGTGCCTCAAGGACATGGACGCCGCAGTGCGGGAGCTGGAGGCAGCGCATGGCTCCAATGCTGCCGTGACTCGCATCGCCAGGACCCAGTACGCCTGCCTGAGCAACAGCTTCCGTGATGCCATGTTCGACTACAATGAGGCAGAGATGAGCCACAGGGAGAGTTGCAAAGCCCACATTCAGAGGCAGATGGAGATCGTGGGGCGGGAGGTGACTggtgaagaggtggaggagatgATCGAGACGGGCCAGTGGAACGTCTTCAATGAGAACATCCTGTCAGAGGGCAAGACAGCGCGCTCGGCGCTCAACCAGATCGAGAGCCGCCACCGAGAGCTACTGGACCTGGAGAGCAGGATCCAGAGCATCCATGAGATCTTCCTGGATGTGGCTCTGCTGGTGGAGGAGCAGGGCCCCATGAtgaacaccatccagaccaatgTCCAGAACACAGATGTGGCCATCCAGGAGGCACTGGTCAAAATCAGCAAGGCCAAGCGCCACAACAAGAACAACCCCTTCAAGAAGATGTTCTGCTGCTGCTTCCCCTGCGTCAAATGA